A stretch of DNA from Lysinibacillus sp. B2A1:
CTTCAAGCAATCATCGAGAATCATTTAAATGATTTTAAGATCTATACAGCAGCGATATTGCTTGTATAACATAAAATCAACAGGCAGTAAAAATCTATGCCTGTTGTTTTGTTTGTGAAACGGATAAAATGACTGAACTGATGGATAGAACCTCCAAACTGACGGATAGAGCAGACTTCGCTCTATCCTTATTTTTTAGGAATTGGGAATGAGATGGTTGTGCCTTGTCCAACTACACTTTCTATAGTTAGTTCTGCATTAAATAATTGTTTTAGGCGTTGTTGTGTATTGACAAGACCAACGCTTGTTTTCTTTTGGGGTATGGTATTATCAAAGCCAACACCATTATCGGAAATGGCTACAGTAAAATATTGCTCTACCTCTGTAATGCGAATTATCACGTTTCCGCCTCCACGTTTTGGTAAAATGCCATGCTGGATGGCGTTCTCCACGAGTGTTTGAATGGATAGAGGGGGAACCGACAGCTCCATATTCTCTGGTATATCCCAAATAACCTGAATTCTATCCCCAAATCGAATTTGCTCAATGGCTAGATAAGAGCGCACAAGCTTTAATTCATAGTCAATAGGTACGGCCAAATCGACATTTTGAAAATCGAAGCTCATTTGTAAATAATCACTAAATGCTAATAATAGCTTCTCCATTTGCTCATTATCCACGCCATGCAACGAAATAATCGAGCTCAGTGTATTAAAGAAAAAGTGGGGCTGAATTTGTGCCTGTAGCCAAGCTGCCTCGATTCGTAGGCGTTCCTCACTCGACTGCTTTACTCGAACGAGTGCATGGACCCTTGACTTAAGCTCCACATATTCCATTGGTTTTTTGACATAGTCATTCGCTCCACTTAAAAAGGCGAGCTGTATATCCACTCTTTGCTGACGTGCTGTTAGGAACAAGATGGGTAATTCAGAAATGGAGAATTGTTCACGAATTTTCTTCGCCAATTCATAGCCTGACATATGCGGCATCATAATATCGGAAATGACCAAATCGAAGCTATTATTCTGTAACTTTTCCAGCGCTTCGGACCCACTTATTGCCGTTTCAATATCATAAGCCTCCGTAGAAAGCGCATTGGCAAGTACCTGCAGGTTTACTGCATCATCATCAACAATTAAAATTCTCGAATGGCTAGTCACTAGCGTTTCTTTTTCAGTAACCGCTGCTATTTCGTCTTCAAATTTTGAGAGACTACTTAGTAAGGAGGCATATTTAGAAAGAGAAGCATCGTTGTCAACGTTTATTTTCGTATCATTGTCCACTTGTTCATTCGTTATTGGTAATGAGAAAGTAAAGGTAGAGCCTTTGCCAACAGTGGACGACAATGACATTTTTCCTCCATGAAGGGTTACTAGCTCATGGCAAATACTTAAGCCTAGACCAAGCCCACCTCCAATAGATGTCATGCTGGAATCTGCTTGCTCGTATGGTTCAAATATTCTTTCCTGTATGTTTTTCTCAATACCGATTCCCGTATCTGTAACTGAAATATACATTTTTTTACCGACCAATTCAGCATCTATAGTAATAGATCCTTTTTCTGTAAATTTAATAGCATTGTGAATTAAATTGGTGAAAATTTGAATAAGCCGAGTTTCGTCCGCTAAGACAGGCGGTAAATCTTTTGACATTTTAATAATAAGCTCTATAGGCTTTCCTTTTAGCATAAAAAGGAATATATTACTTACGCCGCTTGCTAGATTATGCACATTAATGGCCTTTGGATGAAGACGGAGTGTTTTCTCTTTTAATTGCACTAAATCGAGTAAATCATCCAGCATGTAGGACATATGATTGCCAATTGTTAGAAGTAGCTTTACATCATCATTATTTTTTTCGGGAAGATCAGAATTTTGCTTCACCAATAGTGTTTGGGCAATACTCATCATGCCATGAAGCGGATTGCGAAGCTCATGTGAAGTATTTGCCAGAAAATCATCCTTTGTATCTATTTCCTTTTGGAGCTTAACAGAAAGCTTTTCGGTTTGCAGCGTTGTTTGGAAGTAACGTGTAAACCAATAAGCTGATAATGCTGTGATAGCGATCAAGAGATCAAATGGATAATGACTGTAAGGTAAGGTAGTATTCTGCCTTATTGAAAAAAATAGTGAATTACCAGCAACAGCGGTACCTGTTAATAATAAAAATACGATTCCTTTTTGTCCTTTTATTACTATATAAAGTATGAAAACAGTTATAATAATAGGAGAAACAATAAATATTGTTGTGAAAATAATTTTGGTTTTAAAGATATACTCGATTGGGGATAGGATGATAAATACTAAATAAGTTATACATAGTATTGGAACAACATTTAATATTTTTGGTGGTTTTGAATATTCCTTCACTAATTCTCGTAGAAATAACACGAAAAATAACATATTAATAATATAGGAAAAATAAAATAGTTTATTTGCCCAAATCCAATTAATAGGTAAATACATATAAATAATTTTATTGCTTGAAACAAGTATAGTTATACAAGTAAAGATAATGATCATGGCAAAATAGATGAGTGATTTACTTCGAATACCAATTCCAACAAGTAAAACAGCAAAGAGAAGATAAAATAAAAAAACCAGACATACAGCTATCTGAGTGGAGATGGAAAAGAACTTTGATTTTTCCATTGATTGCAAATCACCAAAAATAACCTCTTTTGTAAATCCACCCTGTGAATAACGATTCGTTTGAACGCCCTGTATAATAATCTCACTTTCATTCGAGTCTAAGGTAAAATAGTAGGTAATAGGTCTACTAATCGGGGCAGTCCGTTCGTTGTCTGATTTCAGATTGCCTAGTCCGCCAATTAGTTGCCCATTTACATATAGCTCGTAAGGTGCTAATCCTTCAGGTATTGTCATACCATACATTTGAGGTGCATTGTGTTGTTTTAGAATGATTAAGCGATAAGAACCATATTGGCCATCACTAAGCTCTTTAAAGTATTTATTCCAGGACTCGGGTTGGTTGGAATAAACTTTTTGTTCATCATGTACAGATGATTTTTCTGATGCGAGTAAAGTATCTGGATATAACGCCCATTCTCCTTGTAGTTTAATTTTAAAATCATAGCTTGTATCGATAGCTCTTAAATCAACGGTTCCTTGTTTTGCAGAGACTCCATCTGGAACATTTGTGAAATCCAACCAAGCGAAACGGAGTAATGTAAGTAAGCAAAAAAATATACCAGCAATTAGAAAAATCATTAAATTTTTTGAGAGTATTTTCTTCTTCATCATAAAGAATTAATTTCGACAAAACGTTTTAAACTCCTTCAAAAGTAACGGATTTTCTATCAATTTTTTCATAAATATAACGATATTAATACTATGACTAGTTTTTAAGGAGGAGATGTCATGAGGATCGTGTTAGTAGATGATGAACATTTACCATTAACGAGACTGAAAACCTTACTTGAAAAGAGTAAAGTCCCGAAAATTGATATAGTTGGGGAATATACAGACTCTCTAGAAGTCATTGCTCAAATACAAGCGCTGCGACCTGATGTTGCATTTCTAGATATTGTCATGCCAGATATGGATGGTCTTGCATTAGGAGAAAAGCTACAAGAGCTATTGCCAAATGTTGAGATTGTCTTTACTACAGGTTATGACAAATATGCTATAGATGCTTTTAATTTGCATGCAATAGACTATCTATTAAAGCCTGTGCAAGAAATACGCTTGCAAAAAACATTAGAACGGCTCCAAAGGGTAATCGAAAATAATCAGCAAATGGCAACGAAGCAAAAGATGATTCAGCTGCTGGGCGGCATTAAAGTTATTACACCTGAAGGTAAGGTGCAATTAATGAAATGGCGGACATCGAAAGCAAAAGAGCTATTCGCTTATATGCTTAGCAATCGCAATGAAATAATTTATCGTGATACTATATTAGAGCTATTTTGGCCAGAATCGGATATGGATAAAGCGTCCAAGCAACTTTATACAGCTATTTATACCATCCGTCAAACATTAAAAAATTATGGATTAGAGGGCGTTCAAATATCAAGCCCATTGTTAAATTCGGGTTATAAATTACTGGTGGAAAATGTAGTAATTGATGTAGAACAATGGTTGGATCATTTAAAAGCTTTACCCCCTCTACAAGAAAATACAGCAGATAAACATGAACGGGTGTCCCAAGCCTATACAGGAGATTATTTAGGGGATAGCGATTATCTTTGGTCTGAGGGAGAAAGGGAACGGCTCAGACGATTATGGTTGCGCCACGCACAGCAATTAAGTGAATTTTATATAAGTAACAAACAATATGCTGCAGCAGTGAGAGTACAGGAGAGGATCCAAATAATCTCTCCAGATGAAGAAGAAAGCTATTTCACCTTAATGAAGCTATATGATTTGCTCAATAATTCCGCTGCCGTAGAAGAGCAATATTGGCAACTTAGAAAAATGCTACAAGAGCAATTAGCAGTGGAGCCTAGTGTGGAAATTGAAGGATGGTATAGAAGTTGGAGAAAGATTAGTACAACATCGCATGTTGATGTTTTAAATTGAAGTTAAAAAGGGCTCTGCATTAAGCAGAGTCCTTTTTAAGTTTTCAAATACACTTTCATTTAATTAGAAGTATTGAAATTCCAAATTGCATTATTTAAATTATTAATAGCATTATTAATTTCGTATTGTGTAGAATTAGCACTATTTACAACCGATTGAGCTGAATAGATAGCTGAAGACAAATTATTTTTAGTTGTTTGGCTTTTCCAAGAATCGTTTGAGAATAAATTCCAAGCGGTATTAATTAAGTTTGATAGTTGAGTTTTATCAACATTATAATATCCATTCGTACTATTTCTTTGAGCATTTTTGTAATTCGTAATAGCATTATTTAAATTATTAATTGCATTGGAAATATCGTTTTGAGTAGCGTAATAATTATTTACCACTGTTTGTGCAGATGATACTGCTGACTCCATTACAGTTCTCTCTGTTGGAGTTGTCCATGGCGTGTTGTATGACAAATTTGTACCATCCCAAGAAGTTGTCACATACTGAACAGAATTGATTAGTGCTTGTAATGATGTTTTATCTGTACCGTATCCAGCAGTCCTATTTCTTTGAGCATTTTTGTAAGTCGTAATAGCATTATTTAAATTATAGATGGCATTGGAAATATCGTTTTGAGTAGCGTAATAATTATTTACCACTGCTTGTGCAGATGAAACGGCTGACTCCATTGCATTTCTCTCTGCTTGGGTTGTCCAAGGCGTGTTATATATGTTATTACCATCCCAAGAAACTGTAACATACTGAACAGAATTGATTAGATTTTGTAATGATGTTTTATCACCATTTCCATACCCATACTTCGTTCCATTTTTCTGCACAGCTTGATAGTTTGCTAATGCAGTTTTGTATTGTGAAATGGCAGTGTTCACTTGCTCCTGTGAAGCACTTGTATTATTAGCTACTGCTTTAGCATTTGTAACGGCTGCTTCAAATGCGTTGCGATCTGTCTGTGTTGTCCATCTTTCAGTTGTTAAAACATCATTTCCATAAACAGACACAGCAACATATGGAAGGGCAGTTAGCAATTTATTTAATTCAGTTTTATTTGCTATAGGCAATGTTACAGAAGCTTTGTTATCATCTACCTGTACTTTAGTAACAATATGTCCTGAATCTAATGCTACCTTTGCACCGCCATTAACCGTTATCTGCTCAATTTTACCCTCCCCGTAAAGGCTAAAATCTTTGTCAACATCGATGATTAGTTTGTCAACATTCGATGAAACCTCAAATGCAGCCACTTTATCAACGACTTTGATAGTTGAAATTGTTTGATTAGAGGACACATCCACTTTTGTACGTTCTACGTTTAGTGTTGCTGATTTAACATCATTTAGAGAAACATTGAGCCAATTAATTTTTCTTGCTGTAAGAGGTTTAAAGGTAATTTCATCCCCAATTGTTACTTTATCGAGTGAGAATGATTTTTTTACACGACTTGTAACAATCAGCTCATCCTCGATAGCAACATTTTCAACCTTCACATAATCTGCATCGACAGTTAGGCTTCCATCAATCTTCGCGTCTCCACCATCGAAATATACCGTCTTTTTGTTAGTCCCAGCTTTTTTCAATGTTAGTGATGTCACGCTAGTAATTTCACCCTTTTTTACGACAATTGTAGCTTGCGCATTTGTTAATGCCGTGCTATTTGCAGTTTTAAAGAGTGATTTAAGAGAGTCACTAATATTATATTGTCCGTTAGAAGTACGTACTTTATCTTTTGTAATATTAGTAATGGTAACTGCATCTCCTGCTGGCACCTTTGTTTTAGTAGCAGCCAATCGTTCCCCAATTTGAATTGACTGGTTTACAGATGAATCACTAGAAGCAGCGTTTACAGGCGCTACAGGCAATACTAAAGTTGCTGTAAGAGCCGTTGCCATAAAAGTTGATAACGCTTTATTTTTCATTTTGGTCACTCCAATCATCGTATTTAGTAGCTAATATATCATATATTTCAATAATTTAGTATCCAAAGGGCATGTTTTACTAGGTTTGATATGTAAATAAACCAATAGTCCTTTTTTTATCTTTCTTGTTTTTTGTGATAAAATCCTAATATTTCTCTATAAATATGTAAAATTCTACTTTATTCGATAAATCTATTGTTGTGATACAATGTTCCATCCATTATTATTATGTATAAAAGAGGGGTGTTGTCATGAAAAAATCTAGAAGTATTGCTTTAAAGCTATCTTCTCTAATAATAGGAATATTTTTACTATTATTTTTTGCTTATACGATGATAACAGGCATTATTTTAAAAAATCAGAGTGTTGATGATGCAGAAAATGCAACGCTTGAAACTGCTGAATTTTCTGCAGCAAAAATGAGTGAGCGCTTTAAGAAAGCCAATACTACTTTACTTACAACGAAACGTATTGTTGAAAGTATGGAAAAGAAAGGTGAGGTTTCCGCACACGCTATTTTAGATATCATGGAAACCAATTTAGTGAATAATGATGATCTGCTTGGGGTAGGCGTTATTTTAGAGCAAAATATTGCAAACGTAAAACCGATAGCTCTTACGACTTTATTAGAACAGAATACTATGAAAATAGATTCATCTACATATGCTGCATTAACTGATTCAAAAAATCGCTTTATACCTTACTTAAGTAAGGATGGCGGCGGTATTACTGCTGCTGCTATTGAAGGGATTGATGATAAAAGTGTGTCCGAATGGTATTGGGTACCAAAAGACGAAGGACGATCAGTTCTAACAGAGCCCTATGATTATAATGTGAATGGAAAGACAGTCCTAATGACAACTATTTCTGTTCCATTAGTGAATGCTTCAGGGAAATTTTTCGGCATAATGACAGCTGATTTATCCATCGATTATTTAAATGGATTGACAGAGTCGGTCAAGCCAGATGGTGGTTATGCGGCGATTATTACAAATAAGGGTATTTTAACGGCGAATAGCATTGGTGCTACATTAGATGGATTAAATATGCAGGATCATTTGGATTGGACAAGCATTAAACAAACGATGGATAATGGTGAAGTAAAAAGCATGTATATGGACTCTGATGAATTGAAAGAAAATTCTTTTAATGTTTTTTCTCCAATGGTATTAGAGGGAATTGATGAAACATGGACTGTGCAAGTGGTGCTACCTAAATCAAAAATTTTAGAGACCTATAATCAGGTGTTTATTTTTACAATTGCTGCATCTATTATTATAGTGGTTTTGATGTCTGCCGCTAGTGCACTATTTATTTATAGACAATTAAAGCCATTAAAGTTTTTACGTGCATCTATTGAAACAGCAGCTGATGGTGATTTAACACAAAGAGTGGATGAGAAATATATTAAAGCTGATGAGATTGGTGCTGTTGCACTGGCTTATAATACTATGTTGGATCAAACAAATAGTGCCATAAAAACAGTGCTAAATTCTACAACACTACTGAATCAATCATCCAATCATGTTCATGAGGCATTTAATGAAATAGTGGCTTCAAGTCAAGAGGTATCTGTAGCTATTAATGAAATTGCTCAAGGGGCGTCTAAGCAATCGGAGGATACAGAAGAGACAAACTATCGAATGATTGATTTATCCGATCAAATTGATGCTATTACCGCTTTATCGAATGAAATGGATGAGTTATCAAATAAAACGAGACTTACTACTGACAAAGGCATGCAAGAGGTTGAAAGCTTACGTGACCGTAACGCAGAGACAAATGCCATGAATGGTCGTATTCAGCAGCAAATGGAGTCTCTGGCATCTAATATCGCCAATATTAATCAGATAATCGCATCTATTCAAGGTATTACGGAGCAAACGAATTTATTAGCTTTAAATGCAAGTATAGAAGCGGCTCGTGCTGGCGAGCATGGCAAAGGCTTTGCAGTTGTTGCAGAGGAAGTGCGAAAGCTAGCAGAGCAATCAAAAAATGAAACAGATATAATTAAGCAAACAGTGGATAGTATACTTGCAAACTCTCAGCAAACCGTTGCTGTTATTGCTTCAAATGCAGGACTTATGCAGTCACAAAATGAGTCTGTACAAGGGACAGAGGTAGCATTTAAAGATAACAGTGAGCTGTCACGCTCTATCGCTTCTTCGATCAATAAGCTAATGGATAAGCTGTCGTATATGCTGGAGCATAAAAATCAAGCAATTATGGCAATCCAAAGTATCTCTGCTATTTCAGAGGAGACAGCTGCATCAGCGGAACAGGTGAGTGCTTCTGCTATCGATCAACAAGCGGAGCTGCAAAAGGTGGCGGAATCCATCAATAATATGAATGAGATTTCAAAGGAATTACAAGAGGTTGTTAATCGATTTAAGCTAGCTTAATCATGAAGGACTGCCTAAGAGGTATTGAGTGTTACCTAGGGCAGTTCTTTTTTATTGGGGAAGGCGGCTCTAAGCTATTCTCTCTTTTGGACAGATTGACCTAGCGAAAAAACAGCACTACTATAGGAAAGGAAAGGAGGGCACATTATGATGTATCTCGGTATGATTTTCTTCCAGATTGTTGCTCCTATCTTAGTGCTTCTTGTGCTTGGCGCGATGTTGCAAAAGAAATTTCGCTTCAATCTAAAAGCACTCTCTCAGCTTATTACCTATTGCTTTATGCCAGCTGCTGTTTTTGTTAATTTATATGAAACAAGCGTGGAGCTCTCTGTGCTGGGAGAAGTTGCGATATTTATTGTACTTTTTATCGGCAGTCAAATGGTGCTAAGCCATTTTTTAGCAAAAGGACTTGGTTTAGTTAAAACAGAGGCTGCAGTGTTTAAAAATAGTGTTGTCCTTATTAACTCAGGAAACTACGGGATTCCTGTTGCGCAAATGATATTCGTGACACAGCCAATCGGCGTAGCGATACAGGTTATTCTTGTGATATTCCAAAATATGACTACCTATACATATGGCTTATACAACTTAATTTCCTCTACAAAATCAGGTATATCTATTGTAAAGGATTTCCTTAAGATGCCTATTATACATGCCCTTATTATAGGGGTAGCGATGAATTATTTTGATATTGCAGTGCCACAATTTATTAAAATTCCAATAGATCATGTGGCAGAAGGTTTTATTGCTGTGGCATTAATCACGTTAGGTGCACAACTATCACAGCTTGAAATTAAATCCATGTTTAATAAAACCGTCATTATTAGCTGTTTTACACGATTAATTTTAGGACCAGCAGTTGCTTTACTCATTATTTATTTACTCGGCTTAGATGGGGTAGTGGCACAATCATTATTTATCGCTAGTGCTTTTCCAACATCCCGAAATAGCTCTAGTTTAGCATTAGAGTATGATATCGAATCAGCAACAGCTGCTCAAACTGTTTTATTTTCAACAATAGTGAGCTGTATTACAGTAACAATTGTTATTTATCTAGCAGAACTATTATTTCTTTCATAACATATGACGTAAAAAAAGGAATAGGCTTATGGCTTATTGCTTTTTTTTATGCTCCAAAAGTAAAATGAAGAAAATAATTAGAAAATAAAAGGATGTTTGTTAGTTAATGTAATTTTTAATATTTACATAGGGTAAATAGGTGTTTGATCATAATATTGAAAGGAGCGTTCATAGTTTTGCGTAAAGGTATAGAGTTATGGAAGAAATTCATCATCTTATTAATAGTTATTATGGTTGCTTTTAGTGTTGCTCTTGGGCTTATTGTCTATAAGAGTACAAAAAACATAGTGGAGCTGGCATTAAAAGAGAATAGTATGATATTAGCAAGAAATGTTGTGGGACAGCTTGATTCAGAGAGGTATGAGCAGCTAGTTACAAATCCAGATAACCGTTCACTGTATCTTGATTTACAGAAGGAGCTTACGACAATACTGAAAACCAATTATGTAACGTATATCTATGTATTCAAGGGAACACCTGATGGTAAACAATCAATGGTGCTGGTGGATGCAGGAGATTTAAATAGTGAGGAAACCTACCAAATTGGAGATATTATGGAGGATATCCCGTATGAAAGTGTTGTAAAAACAATTTCTAATAATGAGGATGGCTTTAGTGAGTTTGTTTCTGTAGAGGGGTGGGGAGATTTTATTTCTGCTTATGCACCTGTCAGAGCAAAAAACGGTGAAATTGTTGCATATGTTGGATTAGATATTGAGAGCTCCATTATTTACGGCATTCAAAAATCTGCTGTATCGAAGTACTTGCCTATTCTTTTAGGCATAGTCATTTTATTGAGTGTCGTTATGATGACGACATTGTATTTGTATATGCGAAAATCACTGAAGCCGATATTTATCATGAAACGAGCAACAATAGCCTTTACAGATGGAAATATGGCAGAAGCTCAACAAATATTGGATGAAATAAGCTTTGAGTCGAATGATGATATTTCAGATTTTAGTAGCAAATTTAAAGAAATGATGCAATCTATGCATCAAATTATCTCTAATCTATCGGGGATTGGCACAGATATTTCTAAGGCAACTGATAGTTTACAGGAGGTAGGGAATAATGTGCAGCACTCAAGTAACAAGCTCATTGAAAGTGCAGGAGGGATAGAGGAGAGTGTAGATCGACAAAGAGATCTAGCGACACATTCCTTTAAAACAATCGAAGAGATGACGTCAGGAATTATGCAGATTTCAGCATCTGTTTCTTCCGTTATGAAAAGCTCCTCCAATACAGCCGATCTTGTAAAGCAAAGTCAATCAGAAGCGGCAATGATTACGAATCGTATGAATGACGTGGCAGATTTGGTAACTCATACGGCAAATAATGTGAATGTTCTTGGTGAAAGATATAGTACAATCGAAGAAATGATAAGTGTTATTCAAAATATTGCCGATCAAACAAATTTATTGGCATTAAACGCGGCGATTGAGGCAGCGAGAGCAGGTGAGCATGGTAAAGGTTTTGCTATTGTTGCGGAAGAGGTGAAAAAGCTGGCCGAGATGACAAAGTTGTCAGCAGAGGATATTCGTCAACATATATATGAATTTAAAATAGTAACAGAGACTGTGTTAAAAGAAATGGATCATAGTACTGTTGAAGTTAAAGAGGGAGCTCATTTAGTGATGGCGATTAGTGATGAGCTGGATCATTTGTTTGAAGCAGTAAAAGTAGTTGAGGAAGATGTTCAAAATGTTTTTGAGGTTACAAACACAATGTCCAAAAACACGAACGTCGTTTTATCGGCATTAGAGCAAACGAATGAGGCATCCGAGGTTGTCTTGTTGGAAACAAAAGAAGTAGCCGATGCATCAAAGTTGCAAGAATCATCATTGAGTCAGCTAAGTAGAACGATTCATGAATTAACGGAGCAGGTAAAGCGTTTAGAGTTTATGAAGCAAAAATATAAACTCTAAAGGAAAAATAGTGATGAAGCTTCCATCTCTTAGCAATATCTGTTACACTAGCATCAAACTTAATAGCATTAACTAGGGGAGTCTGATGAGTCAGGCTGAGAGGGAAACGCATAGAGGTTTCTTGACCCTTTGGACCTGATCTGGCTCATACCAGCGTGGGAAAGTTAAGAAATTATTGCTAGCTCTTTACAATGCGATAATTATACCTTTTACAATCATAGCCGGATCCAAAAATTTTTGGATTCGGCTTTTTATTTTTTTGGGGTGAGCTAGATTCGGGTCCTTGTATGGAATTATTTATAAGGGAGAGAAGTAGGTCATGACAAC
This window harbors:
- a CDS encoding histidine kinase, coding for MMKKKILSKNLMIFLIAGIFFCLLTLLRFAWLDFTNVPDGVSAKQGTVDLRAIDTSYDFKIKLQGEWALYPDTLLASEKSSVHDEQKVYSNQPESWNKYFKELSDGQYGSYRLIILKQHNAPQMYGMTIPEGLAPYELYVNGQLIGGLGNLKSDNERTAPISRPITYYFTLDSNESEIIIQGVQTNRYSQGGFTKEVIFGDLQSMEKSKFFSISTQIAVCLVFLFYLLFAVLLVGIGIRSKSLIYFAMIIIFTCITILVSSNKIIYMYLPINWIWANKLFYFSYIINMLFFVLFLRELVKEYSKPPKILNVVPILCITYLVFIILSPIEYIFKTKIIFTTIFIVSPIIITVFILYIVIKGQKGIVFLLLTGTAVAGNSLFFSIRQNTTLPYSHYPFDLLIAITALSAYWFTRYFQTTLQTEKLSVKLQKEIDTKDDFLANTSHELRNPLHGMMSIAQTLLVKQNSDLPEKNNDDVKLLLTIGNHMSYMLDDLLDLVQLKEKTLRLHPKAINVHNLASGVSNIFLFMLKGKPIELIIKMSKDLPPVLADETRLIQIFTNLIHNAIKFTEKGSITIDAELVGKKMYISVTDTGIGIEKNIQERIFEPYEQADSSMTSIGGGLGLGLSICHELVTLHGGKMSLSSTVGKGSTFTFSLPITNEQVDNDTKINVDNDASLSKYASLLSSLSKFEDEIAAVTEKETLVTSHSRILIVDDDAVNLQVLANALSTEAYDIETAISGSEALEKLQNNSFDLVISDIMMPHMSGYELAKKIREQFSISELPILFLTARQQRVDIQLAFLSGANDYVKKPMEYVELKSRVHALVRVKQSSEERLRIEAAWLQAQIQPHFFFNTLSSIISLHGVDNEQMEKLLLAFSDYLQMSFDFQNVDLAVPIDYELKLVRSYLAIEQIRFGDRIQVIWDIPENMELSVPPLSIQTLVENAIQHGILPKRGGGNVIIRITEVEQYFTVAISDNGVGFDNTIPQKKTSVGLVNTQQRLKQLFNAELTIESVVGQGTTISFPIPKK
- a CDS encoding methyl-accepting chemotaxis protein → MKKSRSIALKLSSLIIGIFLLLFFAYTMITGIILKNQSVDDAENATLETAEFSAAKMSERFKKANTTLLTTKRIVESMEKKGEVSAHAILDIMETNLVNNDDLLGVGVILEQNIANVKPIALTTLLEQNTMKIDSSTYAALTDSKNRFIPYLSKDGGGITAAAIEGIDDKSVSEWYWVPKDEGRSVLTEPYDYNVNGKTVLMTTISVPLVNASGKFFGIMTADLSIDYLNGLTESVKPDGGYAAIITNKGILTANSIGATLDGLNMQDHLDWTSIKQTMDNGEVKSMYMDSDELKENSFNVFSPMVLEGIDETWTVQVVLPKSKILETYNQVFIFTIAASIIIVVLMSAASALFIYRQLKPLKFLRASIETAADGDLTQRVDEKYIKADEIGAVALAYNTMLDQTNSAIKTVLNSTTLLNQSSNHVHEAFNEIVASSQEVSVAINEIAQGASKQSEDTEETNYRMIDLSDQIDAITALSNEMDELSNKTRLTTDKGMQEVESLRDRNAETNAMNGRIQQQMESLASNIANINQIIASIQGITEQTNLLALNASIEAARAGEHGKGFAVVAEEVRKLAEQSKNETDIIKQTVDSILANSQQTVAVIASNAGLMQSQNESVQGTEVAFKDNSELSRSIASSINKLMDKLSYMLEHKNQAIMAIQSISAISEETAASAEQVSASAIDQQAELQKVAESINNMNEISKELQEVVNRFKLA
- a CDS encoding transporter, with protein sequence MMYLGMIFFQIVAPILVLLVLGAMLQKKFRFNLKALSQLITYCFMPAAVFVNLYETSVELSVLGEVAIFIVLFIGSQMVLSHFLAKGLGLVKTEAAVFKNSVVLINSGNYGIPVAQMIFVTQPIGVAIQVILVIFQNMTTYTYGLYNLISSTKSGISIVKDFLKMPIIHALIIGVAMNYFDIAVPQFIKIPIDHVAEGFIAVALITLGAQLSQLEIKSMFNKTVIISCFTRLILGPAVALLIIYLLGLDGVVAQSLFIASAFPTSRNSSSLALEYDIESATAAQTVLFSTIVSCITVTIVIYLAELLFLS
- a CDS encoding DNA-binding response regulator, whose product is MRIVLVDDEHLPLTRLKTLLEKSKVPKIDIVGEYTDSLEVIAQIQALRPDVAFLDIVMPDMDGLALGEKLQELLPNVEIVFTTGYDKYAIDAFNLHAIDYLLKPVQEIRLQKTLERLQRVIENNQQMATKQKMIQLLGGIKVITPEGKVQLMKWRTSKAKELFAYMLSNRNEIIYRDTILELFWPESDMDKASKQLYTAIYTIRQTLKNYGLEGVQISSPLLNSGYKLLVENVVIDVEQWLDHLKALPPLQENTADKHERVSQAYTGDYLGDSDYLWSEGERERLRRLWLRHAQQLSEFYISNKQYAAAVRVQERIQIISPDEEESYFTLMKLYDLLNNSAAVEEQYWQLRKMLQEQLAVEPSVEIEGWYRSWRKISTTSHVDVLN